A stretch of Telopea speciosissima isolate NSW1024214 ecotype Mountain lineage chromosome 11, Tspe_v1, whole genome shotgun sequence DNA encodes these proteins:
- the LOC122644564 gene encoding phenylalanine N-monooxygenase-like isoform X1, whose protein sequence is MKNNTSNFSSPFLTFQWGVTPDWATTTLGGTLISIFYPTTALLILVSLPFIAQVRSEIHKKSRPAPLPPGPASWPIVGNIPELFRKKPVFRWILGFMKEMNTEIACIRFSDVHVIPVTCPKIAREFLKKHDSSFASRPLTMGTEYSSRGFLSVAVAPWGDQWKKMRRVVASEVINPMRLRWLLEKRTEEADNLLYYIYNQCSSGGSVVDVRVAVRQYSGNVIRKMMFNKRYLGDGRKDGGPGVEEEEYMDALFTVLSLLYAFCVSDYMPSLRRFDLNGHEKIMKEAIRVVNKYHDPIMDERIQEWREGKKKENEDLLDILISMKDSNGKPLLSTEEIKAQAADLIYASVDNPSNAVEWSLAEMINKPEMLQKATEEIDRVVGKERLVQESDIPQLNYVKACAREAFRLHPIAPFNLPHVSNADMTVAGYFIPKGSHVILSRIGLGRNPKVWDDPHEFMPERHLKDPSIEVDLVEPELRFISFSTGRRGCMGIALGSAMTVMLLARLLQGFSWGITPGESRIELNESKTDLFLAKPLLAHAKPRLPVHAYSMP, encoded by the exons ATGAAGAACAACACCTCGAACTTCTCTTCACCATTCCTTACCTTCCAATGGGGTGTTACTCCTGATTGGGCAACCACCACCCTAGGTGGAACCCTAATAAGCATCTTCTACCCAACTACTGCTCTTCTCATCCTTGTTTCTCTTCCTTTCATTGCCCAAGTTCGGTCTGAGATTCATAAGAAATCTAGGCCAGCTCCACTTCCACCCGGTCCTGCATCATGGCCTATAGTCGGCAACATTCCCGAATTGTTCCGAAAGAAGCCGGTATTCCGGTGGATACTTGGGTTCATGAAGGAAATGAATACCGAAATCGCGTGTATTCGATTCAGTGATGTTCATGTAATTCCGGTTACTTGCCCGAAAATCGCTCGAGAATTCTTGAAAAAACATGATTCTTCGTTTGCTTCAAGACCCCTTACAATGGGGACTGAGTACTCAAGCCGTGGGTTCTTGTCCGTAGCTGTTGCACCTTGGGGtgatcaatggaagaagatgagaagggTAGTGGCTTCTGAAGTTATAAATCCCATGAGACTTCGATGGCTCCTTGagaaaagaacagaagaagCCGATAATCTTCTCTACTATATATACAACCAATGCAGTAGTGGTGGTTCAGTTGTGGATGTAAGAGTTGCAGTTAGGCAATATAGTGGTAATGTTATAAGAAAGATGATGTTCAACAAGAGATATCTTGGAGACGGAAGGAAAGATGGAGGGCCTggtgttgaagaagaagaatatatgGATGCCCTCTTCACTGTTCTTTCTTTGCTTTATGCATTTTGTGTATCAGATTACATGCCTAGTTTGAGGAGATTTGATTTGAATGGGCATGAGAAGATCATGAAAGAGGCTATTAGGGTTGTTAACAAGTACCATGACCCCATTATGGATGAGAGGATTCAAGAatggagagaagggaagaagaaggaaaatgaagATCTTCTTGATATCCTCATTTCAATGAAAGATTCAAATGGGAAGCCATTGTTATCCACAGAAGAGATCAAAGCTCAAGCTGCG GACTTGATCTATGCATCAGTGGACAATCCATCAAATGCAGTCGAATGGTCCTTGGCAGAGATGATCAACAAGCCTGAGATGCTTCAAAAGGCTACTGAAGAAATTGATAGGGTCGTCGGAAAGGAGAGGTTAGTTCAGGAATCCGACATACCGCAGCTCAATTACGTCAAGGCATGCGCTAGGGAAGCCTTTCGGCTCCACCCGATCGCCCCCTTTAATCTTCCACATGTCTCCAATGCCGATATGACGGTTGCCGGCTATTTCATTCCTAAGGGTAGCCATGTTATATTAAGTCGAATTGGGCTAGGCCGGAACCCTAAAGTTTGGGATGACCCACATGAGTTCATGCCCGAACGCCATTTGAAGGATCCCTCAATTGAGGTCGATCTGGTTGAACCGGAACTACGGTTCATCTCGTTCAGCACTGGGAGGCGTGGGTGCATGGGGATCGCGCTCGGCTCCGCCATGACTGTTATGCTGTTGGCTAGGCTTCTGCAAGGGTTCAGCTGGGGAATAACCCCTGGTGAGTCAAGGATTGAACTCAATGAGTCAAAAACCGATCTTTTCTTGGCTAAACCACTGCTTGCACATGCTAAGCCACGTTTGCCAGTTCATGCTTACTCTATGCCCTAA
- the LOC122644564 gene encoding phenylalanine N-monooxygenase CYP79D16-like isoform X2, producing the protein MINKPEMLQKATEEIDRVVGKERLVQESDIPQLNYVKACAREAFRLHPIAPFNLPHVSNADMTVAGYFIPKGSHVILSRIGLGRNPKVWDDPHEFMPERHLKDPSIEVDLVEPELRFISFSTGRRGCMGIALGSAMTVMLLARLLQGFSWGITPGESRIELNESKTDLFLAKPLLAHAKPRLPVHAYSMP; encoded by the coding sequence ATGATCAACAAGCCTGAGATGCTTCAAAAGGCTACTGAAGAAATTGATAGGGTCGTCGGAAAGGAGAGGTTAGTTCAGGAATCCGACATACCGCAGCTCAATTACGTCAAGGCATGCGCTAGGGAAGCCTTTCGGCTCCACCCGATCGCCCCCTTTAATCTTCCACATGTCTCCAATGCCGATATGACGGTTGCCGGCTATTTCATTCCTAAGGGTAGCCATGTTATATTAAGTCGAATTGGGCTAGGCCGGAACCCTAAAGTTTGGGATGACCCACATGAGTTCATGCCCGAACGCCATTTGAAGGATCCCTCAATTGAGGTCGATCTGGTTGAACCGGAACTACGGTTCATCTCGTTCAGCACTGGGAGGCGTGGGTGCATGGGGATCGCGCTCGGCTCCGCCATGACTGTTATGCTGTTGGCTAGGCTTCTGCAAGGGTTCAGCTGGGGAATAACCCCTGGTGAGTCAAGGATTGAACTCAATGAGTCAAAAACCGATCTTTTCTTGGCTAAACCACTGCTTGCACATGCTAAGCCACGTTTGCCAGTTCATGCTTACTCTATGCCCTAA